One stretch of Mycolicibacterium fallax DNA includes these proteins:
- a CDS encoding alpha/beta hydrolase, protein MPRTRSPRRTLIRAAAELANAANAVRPVTRDGYGAIWSFSFGWPAGELAPWLGTASVIDAARRWRRGDFGGRSGMLALLLTAASWVLLAGVHQRNLRSSPYFEEPLREELGPSYTEVVRPSRIRLAAGLFRAGSARRRYVERADVVRYGPHRANRADIWRRHDMKPNAKAPVLVNIPGGAWVIGMRRPQAYPLLGHLADEGWVCVSIGYRVSPLHTWPNQIVDVKRALAWVHEHIAEYGGDPDFIAVSGGSAGGHMCALAALTANDPAWQPGFADADTSVAAAVPVYGRYDMLSTEGVGRGLFVKMLLRWLVMKKDYRTHPEIYADASPINHVHADAPPFFVLHGSNDSLIPVEEARDFVAALTPASTAPVVYAEIPGAQHAFDLFGSSHGHYTAVAIARFLDWVRGMREQGLPLLGSDDRARAQLTGRPE, encoded by the coding sequence ATGCCACGCACCCGCTCGCCGCGGCGCACCCTGATCCGGGCCGCCGCGGAACTGGCCAACGCCGCCAACGCCGTTCGGCCGGTCACCCGGGACGGCTACGGCGCCATCTGGTCGTTCTCCTTCGGCTGGCCGGCCGGCGAGCTGGCCCCCTGGCTGGGTACCGCCTCGGTGATCGACGCCGCGCGGCGCTGGCGCCGCGGCGACTTCGGCGGCCGCTCCGGGATGCTGGCCCTGCTGCTGACCGCGGCGTCCTGGGTGCTGCTGGCCGGGGTGCATCAACGCAACCTGCGCTCCTCCCCGTACTTCGAGGAGCCGCTGCGCGAGGAGCTCGGACCCAGCTACACCGAGGTGGTCCGGCCCAGCCGGATCCGGTTGGCGGCCGGGCTGTTCCGCGCCGGCTCGGCCCGCCGCCGCTACGTGGAGCGCGCCGACGTCGTCCGCTACGGCCCGCACCGGGCCAACCGCGCCGACATCTGGCGCCGCCACGACATGAAGCCCAACGCCAAGGCGCCGGTGCTGGTCAACATCCCCGGCGGCGCCTGGGTGATCGGCATGCGCCGGCCGCAGGCCTACCCACTGCTGGGGCACCTGGCCGACGAGGGCTGGGTCTGCGTGTCGATCGGCTACCGGGTCAGCCCGCTGCACACCTGGCCCAACCAGATCGTCGACGTCAAGCGCGCGCTGGCCTGGGTGCACGAGCACATCGCCGAATACGGCGGTGACCCCGACTTCATCGCGGTCAGCGGCGGCTCGGCGGGCGGGCACATGTGCGCGCTGGCCGCGCTGACGGCCAACGATCCGGCCTGGCAGCCCGGCTTCGCCGACGCGGACACCTCGGTGGCCGCCGCGGTGCCGGTGTACGGCCGCTACGACATGCTGTCCACCGAGGGCGTCGGGCGCGGGCTGTTCGTCAAGATGCTGCTGCGGTGGCTGGTGATGAAGAAGGACTACCGGACCCACCCGGAGATCTACGCCGACGCCTCCCCGATCAACCACGTGCACGCCGACGCGCCGCCGTTCTTCGTGCTGCACGGCAGCAACGATTCGCTGATCCCGGTGGAGGAGGCCCGCGACTTCGTGGCCGCGCTGACCCCGGCCTCGACCGCGCCGGTGGTGTACGCCGAGATCCCGGGCGCCCAGCACGCGTTCGACCTGTTCGGTTCCTCGCACGGCCACTACACCGCGGTGGCGATCGCCCGGTTCCTGGACTGGGTGCGCGGGATGCGCGAGCAGGGCCTGCCACTGCTGGGTTCCGACGATCGGGCCCGCGCGCAATTAACGGGCCGCCCGGAGTGA
- a CDS encoding crotonase/enoyl-CoA hydratase family protein yields the protein MSDDSATEPAVLVEQRDRILLITINRPNAKNAVNLAVSQGLADAMDRLDADPGLSVGVLTGAGGSFCAGMDLKAFARGERCDIDGRGLGFTQCPPAKPLIAAVEGYALAGGTEVALSCDLIVAANDSAFGIPEVKRGLVAGGGGLLRLPQRIPYAIAMELALTGDNLSAARANELGLVTTLTEPGGALAGALALAEKICANGPLAVAATKKIIVASRYWGEQEQWTEQMQILAPVFLSKDAREGAVAFAEKRAPQWTGS from the coding sequence ATGAGCGATGACTCCGCCACCGAACCCGCCGTCCTCGTCGAGCAGCGTGACCGCATTCTGCTCATCACGATCAACCGTCCGAACGCCAAGAACGCCGTCAACCTGGCGGTCAGCCAGGGGCTGGCCGACGCGATGGACCGGCTGGACGCCGATCCGGGCCTGTCGGTGGGCGTGCTGACCGGCGCGGGCGGCTCGTTCTGCGCGGGCATGGACCTCAAGGCGTTTGCCCGCGGCGAGCGCTGCGACATCGACGGCCGCGGCCTTGGCTTCACCCAGTGCCCGCCGGCCAAGCCGCTGATCGCGGCGGTCGAGGGCTACGCGCTGGCCGGCGGCACCGAGGTGGCGCTGTCGTGCGACCTGATCGTCGCGGCGAACGACTCCGCGTTCGGCATCCCGGAGGTCAAGCGCGGCCTGGTCGCCGGCGGCGGCGGGCTGCTGCGGCTGCCGCAGCGCATTCCGTACGCCATCGCCATGGAACTGGCGCTGACCGGTGACAACCTGTCCGCGGCGCGGGCCAATGAGCTGGGCCTGGTCACCACGCTGACCGAGCCGGGCGGGGCGCTGGCGGGCGCGCTGGCGCTGGCCGAGAAGATCTGCGCCAACGGCCCGCTGGCCGTCGCCGCCACCAAGAAGATCATCGTGGCGTCGCGGTACTGGGGCGAGCAGGAGCAGTGGACCGAGCAGATGCAGATCCTGGCGCCGGTGTTCCTGTCGAAGGACGCCCGCGAGGGTGCCGTCGCGTTCGCCGAGAAGCGTGCCCCGCAGTGGACCGGTAGCTGA
- a CDS encoding 1-acyl-sn-glycerol-3-phosphate acyltransferase → MATNDPSPVPRAPGADWNPDRVRRYVSTMGPLIRAYHRAEVHGLDAFPDGAALVVANHSGGMLAMDLPVFANAFYRRFGYRRPLFTLSFDLLFASPLGDVFRSFGFIPANPGNAAAALRDGGVVVVFPGGDYDVYRPFTARNTIDFDGRTGYVRTALDAGVPIVPVVQIGGQETQLFLSRGTALARMLGLHRLVRARILPISVGFPFGLSVVLPINAPLPSKIVMQALEPIDLTETFGPDPDIDEVDTHVRAVMQAALDRLAAQRRLPVIG, encoded by the coding sequence GTGGCCACCAACGATCCCTCCCCGGTGCCGCGGGCTCCCGGCGCCGACTGGAACCCGGACCGGGTCCGCCGGTACGTCTCGACGATGGGCCCGCTGATCCGGGCCTACCACCGCGCCGAGGTCCACGGCCTGGACGCGTTCCCCGACGGCGCGGCGCTGGTGGTGGCGAATCACTCCGGCGGGATGCTGGCGATGGACCTGCCGGTGTTCGCCAACGCCTTCTACCGCCGGTTCGGGTATCGCCGGCCGCTGTTCACGCTGAGCTTCGACCTGCTGTTCGCCAGCCCGCTGGGCGACGTCTTCCGCAGCTTCGGCTTCATCCCGGCCAACCCGGGCAACGCCGCGGCCGCGCTGCGCGACGGCGGCGTGGTGGTGGTCTTCCCCGGCGGGGACTACGACGTGTACCGGCCGTTCACCGCCCGCAACACCATCGACTTCGACGGCCGCACCGGCTATGTCCGGACCGCGCTGGACGCCGGCGTGCCGATCGTGCCCGTCGTGCAGATCGGCGGGCAGGAGACCCAGCTGTTCCTGTCCCGCGGCACCGCGCTGGCCCGAATGCTGGGGCTGCACCGGCTAGTGCGGGCCCGGATCCTGCCCATCTCGGTGGGCTTTCCGTTCGGGCTGTCGGTGGTGCTGCCGATCAACGCGCCGCTGCCGTCGAAGATCGTGATGCAGGCCCTCGAGCCGATCGACCTGACCGAGACGTTCGGCCCCGACCCCGACATCGACGAGGTCGACACCCACGTGCGCGCCGTCATGCAGGCGGCGCTGGACCGGCTCGCCGCGCAACGACGACTCCCGGTCATCGGCTGA